From the Halococcus hamelinensis 100A6 genome, the window CGTCGTAGGCGCTGAAGGCCGCCTCGATGGGGTCGGCGGTCGTCATGTCGACGCCCGCCCCGCGGAGGAGCTCGATCGGGTAGTCGTGTGAGCCCGACGCGAGGAACTCGCGGTAGGGCTCCGCCGCGTCCTCGCCCTCCTCGCGGATGCCCTCGGCGAGCGCGACCGCCGCCGAGATCCCGGTCGCGTACTGGTAGACGTAGAACGCCCGGTAGAAGTGGGGGATCCGCATCCACTCGCGCGCGATCCGGTCG encodes:
- a CDS encoding M3 family metallopeptidase; amino-acid sequence: LLDTVEDENFRRHVLNEYLERFRSTLARQTMFAEFELKTHELSEAGEALTPDRLDSIYGELKEEFYEPAVVDDRIAREWMRIPHFYRAFYVYQYATGISAAVALAEGIREEGEDAAEPYREFLASGSHDYPIELLRGAGVDMTTADPIEAAFSAYDEALSEFADLV